A single region of the Drosophila miranda strain MSH22 chromosome 2, D.miranda_PacBio2.1, whole genome shotgun sequence genome encodes:
- the LOC108154270 gene encoding zinc finger protein 829 isoform X1, with amino-acid sequence MPNQVIHISDLSCRVCLETNEGALCLHDEIQYNELNFELWQLLETVSKVKCTWNEADMPTRLCQNCTRRLIAAYDFILDVENAQHMLQQVAVMKEREEIHVEVLELGSQDDFLPVICDNEEMAMAVSVTADAEHAAEAVMGVPFSEAKAIIEPVYETDHLEELETEIPFEADDLDVTQNVDEENMDVKEEKEQEQEQEPPSVAKSRPSQLGSRLSHSQNFIFKCSICPRVFAKNDSLARHIAVAHSLTADEAAQELANESSGRGVLTCKHCPRILKRQDTLRRHMQAFHPEEAAKDATESTASSTRKRTAKRGECPHCGISFPTSSLTIHIRRHTGENPYKCDQCEKAFPRSQDLSLHMRQHTGERPSECKICSKKFISQNKLARHMRLHTGQRPYACVKCDKSFVQSNDLKIHMRRHTGERPYKCDVCGDSFVSGSLLNVHRNQKGHHMATCASPSAGGTTDDPYLNSRVNNRRAEDIERMRRKRDSEDRLKQPQAAPSQPLTPSPKQYSHQEKPLIYKCGVCEWTFKSGACLTIHRNNMSHYELGKVDYGDPFSKMVKRHN; translated from the exons ATGCCGAATCAAGTTATTCATATTTCTGATTTAAGCTGCCGCGTTTGTCTGGAGACAAACGAGGGCGCCTTGTGTCTGCACGACGAGATTCAGTACAATGAGCTAAACTTTGAGTTATGGCAATTGCTGGAAACAGTCTCCAAAGTGAAG TGCACCTGGAACGAAGCAGATATGCCGACCCGCTTGTGTCAGAATTGTACCCGCCGCTTGATAGCCGCTTATGATTTTATCCTCGATGTGGAAAACGCACAGCACATGCTGCAGCAAGTGGCTGTGATGAAGGAACGGGAGGAAATCCATGTGGAGGTTCTCGAATTGGGTAGCCAGGATGATTTTTTGCCCGTCATCTGTGACAATGAGGAGATGGCTATGGCTGTGTCTGTCACGGCGGATGCGGAGCATGCTGCTGAAGCTGTGATGGGAGTGCCGTTTTCAGAAGCAAAAGCGATTATTGAGCCGGTCTATGAAACAGACCATCTAGAAGAATTGGAGACTGAAATACCATTTGAGGCCGATGACTTGGATGTTACACAAAATGTGGATGAAGAAAATATGGATGTGAAAGAGGAGAAAGAGCAGGAACAGGAGCAGGAACCTCCCTCCGTGGCAAAGTCACGACCCTCGCAGCTGGGCAGTCGGCTAAGCCACTCACAGAATTTCATCTTTAAGTGTTCCATTTGTCCGCGTGTATTCGCCAAAAATGACTCGCTCGCCCGTCACATCGCCGTTGCCCACAGTCTGACCGCGGACGAGGCCGCCCAGGAGCTGGCAAACGAAAGCAGTGGACGCGGCGTGCTGACTTGCAAGCACTGTCCACGCATTTTGAAGCGCCAGGACACATTGCGTCGTCACATGCAGGCATTCCATCCAGAGGAAGCGGCCAAAGATGCAACAGAGTCAACTGCCAGCTCCACGCGGAAACGCACCGCAAAGCGTGGTGAGTGCCCGCACTGTGGCATTAGTTTTCCCACCTCCAGCCTGACCATCCATATACGCAGGCACACTGGCGAGAATCCGTACAAATGCGACCAGTGCGAGAAGGCCTTTCCGCGCAGCCAGGATCTCAGCTTACACATGCGTCAGCACACGGGCGAAAGACCCAGCGAATGTAAAATCTGCTCAAAGAAATTCATATCCCAGAACAAGCTGGCCAGACACATGCGCCTACACACGGGACAGCGTCCGTATGCCTGCGTTAAGTGTGACAAGAGTTTCGTGCAATCCAACGACCTGAAGATCCACATGCGCCGTCACACGGGCGAGCGTCCGTACAAGTGTGATGTATGCGGGGATAGTTTTGTCTCTGGCTCCCTACTGAACGTCCATCGGAATCAAAAAGGTCACCACATGGCAACATGTGCAAGCCCGAGCGCCGGTGGTACCACTGACGATCCTTATTTAAATTCTCGTGTTAACAATCGTCGAGCTGAGGACATAGAACGTATGCGGCGGAAACGAGATTCCGAGGATCGACTTAAGCAACCACAAGCCGCGCCCTCGCAGCCCCTGACACCGTCGCCAAAACAGTATTCCCATCAGGAGAAGCCCCTGATCTACAAGTGTGGCGTCTGTGAGTGGACTTTCAAGAGCGGTGCCTGCCTAACCATTCATCGAAACAACATGTCCCACTACGAGCTCGGCAAGGTCGACTACGGTGATCCCTTTTCAAAGATGGTCAAAAGGCataattaa
- the LOC108154270 gene encoding uncharacterized protein LOC108154270 isoform X2, whose product MPNQVIHISDLSCRVCLETNEGALCLHDEIQYNELNFELWQLLETVSKVKCTWNEADMPTRLCQNCTRRLIAAYDFILDVENAQHMLQQVAVMKEREEIHVEVLELGSQDDFLPVICDNEEMAMAVSVTADAEHAAEAVMGVPFSEAKAIIEPVYETDHLEELETEIPFEADDLDVTQNVDEENMDVKEEKEQEQEQEPPSVAKSRPSQLGSRLSHSQNFIFKCSICPRVFAKNDSLARHIAVAHSLTADEAAQELANESSGRGVLTCKHCPRILKRQDTLRRHMQAFHPEEAAKDATESTASSTRKRTAKRGTLARIRTNATSARRPFRAARISAYTCVSTRAKDPANVKSAQRNSYPRTSWPDTCAYTRDSVRMPALSVTRVSCNPTT is encoded by the exons ATGCCGAATCAAGTTATTCATATTTCTGATTTAAGCTGCCGCGTTTGTCTGGAGACAAACGAGGGCGCCTTGTGTCTGCACGACGAGATTCAGTACAATGAGCTAAACTTTGAGTTATGGCAATTGCTGGAAACAGTCTCCAAAGTGAAG TGCACCTGGAACGAAGCAGATATGCCGACCCGCTTGTGTCAGAATTGTACCCGCCGCTTGATAGCCGCTTATGATTTTATCCTCGATGTGGAAAACGCACAGCACATGCTGCAGCAAGTGGCTGTGATGAAGGAACGGGAGGAAATCCATGTGGAGGTTCTCGAATTGGGTAGCCAGGATGATTTTTTGCCCGTCATCTGTGACAATGAGGAGATGGCTATGGCTGTGTCTGTCACGGCGGATGCGGAGCATGCTGCTGAAGCTGTGATGGGAGTGCCGTTTTCAGAAGCAAAAGCGATTATTGAGCCGGTCTATGAAACAGACCATCTAGAAGAATTGGAGACTGAAATACCATTTGAGGCCGATGACTTGGATGTTACACAAAATGTGGATGAAGAAAATATGGATGTGAAAGAGGAGAAAGAGCAGGAACAGGAGCAGGAACCTCCCTCCGTGGCAAAGTCACGACCCTCGCAGCTGGGCAGTCGGCTAAGCCACTCACAGAATTTCATCTTTAAGTGTTCCATTTGTCCGCGTGTATTCGCCAAAAATGACTCGCTCGCCCGTCACATCGCCGTTGCCCACAGTCTGACCGCGGACGAGGCCGCCCAGGAGCTGGCAAACGAAAGCAGTGGACGCGGCGTGCTGACTTGCAAGCACTGTCCACGCATTTTGAAGCGCCAGGACACATTGCGTCGTCACATGCAGGCATTCCATCCAGAGGAAGCGGCCAAAGATGCAACAGAGTCAACTGCCAGCTCCACGCGGAAACGCACCGCAAAGCGTG GCACACTGGCGAGAATCCGTACAAATGCGACCAGTGCGAGAAGGCCTTTCCGCGCAGCCAGGATCTCAGCTTACACATGCGTCAGCACACGGGCGAAAGACCCAGCGAATGTAAAATCTGCTCAAAGAAATTCATATCCCAGAACAAGCTGGCCAGACACATGCGCCTACACACGGGACAGCGTCCGTATGCCTGCGTTAAGTGTGACAAGAGTTTCGTGCAATCCAACGACCTGA
- the LOC108154273 gene encoding aurora kinase C has translation MYNKLIANMSHQSNNVLRPKENAMARKPEAVTALGVQKKNLLLTKKSTSENMAPGSKLLPSSVSGKTATTIARPANKTGPGISAQDVISKYPKPLVPTASTLKKTTSEFVAPAPVTEPKKTNADPVDKPLATATATEAAGSAESTASSSSNSTDKEKGKTENQPPKPKKTWELNNFDIGRLLGRGKFGNVYLAREKESHFVVALKVLFKRQIGESNVEHQVRREIEIQSHLRHPHILRLYAYFHDDVRIYLILEYAPQGTLFNALQAQPSKRFDERQSATYIKSLCSALLYLHERDIIHRDIKPENLLLGHKGVLKIADFGWSVHEPNSMRMTLCGTVDYLPPEMVQGKPHTKNVDLWSLGVLCFELLVGHAPFYSKNHDETYKKILKVEYKLPEHISKAAAHLISKLLVLNPQHRLPLDQVLAHPWILAHTK, from the exons ATGTATAATAAATTGATTGCAAACATGTCTCATCAGTCCAACAATGTGTTGCGTCCAAAAGAAAATGCCATGGCCAGAAAGCCGGAGGCAGTCACTGCACTTGGCGTGCAGAAGAAAAATTTGCTGCTGACAAAGAAG TCGACAAGCGAGAATATGGCACCAGGCAGCAAGCTTCTTCCGTCTTCCGTATCAGGCAAAACGGCTACGACAATTGCGCGTCCAGCCAATAAAACCGGACCTGGAATTTCCGCCCAAGATGTTATATCGAAATATCCGAAGCCACTTGTGCCCACTGCCAGTACACTAAAGAAAACAACCTCGGAGTTTGTGGCTCCAGCTCCTGTGACTGAACCCAAAAAGACTAACGCTGACCCTGTGGATAAACCATTAGCCACAGCTACAGCAACAGAAGCCGCTGGATCTGCTGAATCGACTGCATCCAGCTCTTCAAACAGCACTGACAAAGAGAAAGGCAAGACTG AAAATCAGCCCCCAAAGCCAAAGAAAACTTGGGAGCTGAACAACTTCGACATTGGCCGTCTACTGGGACGCGGAAAGTTCGGCAATGTGTACCTGGCACGCGAAAAGGAGTCCCATTTCGTAGTGGCTTTAAAAGTCCTGTTCAAGCGTCAGATTGGCGAATCCAATGTGGAGCATCAGGTACGCCGGGAGATCGAAATACAATCGCATCTGCGCCACCCGCACATTCTTCGCTTATACGCATACTTTCACGACGACGTGCGCATCTACTTGATCCTGGAGTATGCCCCACAGGGTACTCTCTTCAATGCGCTGCAGGCTCAGCCGTCAAAGCGCTTCGATGAACGCCAGTCGGCCACCTACATCAAGTCGCTCTGCTCGGCCCTCTTGTATCTGCACGAGCGTGACATAATCCATCGCGATATCAAGCCGGAGAATCTCCTGCTGGGCCACAAGGGTGTGCTGAAGATAGCCGATTTTGGGTGGTCAGTTCACGAACCCAATTCCATGCGCATGACGTTGTGCGGCACTGTGGACTATCTGCCACCGGAAATGGTGCAGGGAAAGCCGCACACAAAGAACGTGGACCTGTGGAGCCTGGGTGTGCTCTGCTTCGAACTGCTGGTAGGTCATGCCCCATTCTATTCGAAAAACCATGACGAGACCTACAAGAAGATCCTCAAAGTGGAGTACAAGCTGCCAGAGCATATTTCCAAGGCGGCCGCTCACTTGATTTCCAAGCTGTTGGTCCTCAATCCTCAGCATCGTCTGCCCCTGGACCAGGTGTTGGCACACCCGTGGATTCTGGCGCATACAAAGTGA
- the LOC108154271 gene encoding uncharacterized protein LOC108154271 isoform X2 produces MSSTRFARSGRVRICILMSMFVVLIMMIVIYQMSQHQLDESRAFQEGLNVQMQSEKLTAEKRMSVLRTEKEMYENQLAESIQKQQETERALQEKFDGELEKYKLLEFKYSELEGECVKSKKKHIEDTNSFDQKLQKLLADVHKDKASKEHEVAAWKEKHDRLQRESEHKIHALEATLTEYKGNCHYIPKVQPAETPAQNGIQQQLNKPAEITPTTRHSSPSQQAHSIDKPRNDKSFNAQMQVSEGVYRIGGAIVPKSLTEKQQQEEPQLAGGPVSPLSAPRKSSSTAGAVVKSAGDAPNASVAPRLSSSSSGLPPLALPPGKPERKLPENVAPIPDNFEDNKVEAKDDAVDADTAAEELPKNENNNRYANVVNDLENNKNLGVAPKPIEDSGAHEVKDAMNEPSFNLPAAGQNLFDGELPAPGPGPAADDAVKQLAEAAGGGEGDDDDDVGDVAVKQPQHLLDTDNLNNEIAADQGKEFAEGIHLEDAMDEDQDEDDYSNVARKKGGEAIRN; encoded by the exons ATGAGCTCGACACGTTTTGCGCGCTCTGGGCGCGTTCGCATCTGTATTCTGATGAGCATGTTCGTGGTGCTCATCATGATGATTGTCATTTACCAAATGTCTCAACATCAATTGGACGAGAGCCGAGCCTTTCAGGAGGGCCTGAACGTTCAGATGCAAT CTGAGAAACTGACGGCCGAGAAGAGAATGAGTGTTCTGCGCACGGAAAAGGAGATGTACGAGAATCAACTAGCGGAGTCCATACAAAAGCAACAGGAGACAGAGCGTGCCCTGCAGGAAAAGTTTGATGGCGAGCTGGAAAAGTACAAGCTGCTGGAGTTCAAATATTCCGAGCTGGAGGGGGAGTGTGTCAAGAGCAAGAAGAAGCACATCGAAGATACGAATTCATTCGATCAGAAGCTGCAAAAACTGTTGGCGGATGTTCATAAAGATAAGGCTTCTAAGGAGCACGAAGTTGCCGCATGGAAG GAGAAGCATGATAGGCTGCAACGGGAGTCGGAGCACAAGATTCATGCCCTTGAGGCTACTCTGACCGAATACAAAGGCAACTGCCACTACATACCAAAAGTACAGCCCGCAGAGACACCGGCACAGAATGGCATTCAACAGCAGTTGAACAAGCCCGCGGAAATTACACCGACCACGCGTCACTCCAGTCCCTCGCAGCAGGCGCACAGCATTGACAAGCCGCGCAACGATAAATCCTTTAACGCGCAAATGCAAGTGAGTGAAGGCGTCTACAGGATTGGCGGCGCG ATTGTACCCAAATCGCTTACTgaaaagcagcagcaagaaGAGCCCCAGCTAGCCGGAGGACCCGTCTCGCCCCTGAGTGCTCCGCGCAAGAGCAGCAGCACTGCGGGCGCTGTTGTCAAGAGTGCTGGCGATGCTCCGAATGCTTCAGTTGCTCCCAggctcagcagcagcagtagcggACTTCCCCCGCTGGCTCTGCCACCGGGCAAGCCAGAACGCAAGCTTCCGGAGAATGTGGCTCCCATACCCGACAACTTTGAGGACAACAAAGTGGAAGCCAAGGACGATGCAGTTGACGCAGACACAGCGGCCGAAGAGCTGCCCAAAAATGAGAACAACAACCGCTATGCTAATGTTGTGAATGATCTCGAGAACAACAAGAACTTGGGCGTGGCCCCCAAACCCATTGAGGACTCGGGTGCACACGAAGTCAAAGATGCCATGAACGAGCCCAGTTTCAATTTGCCTGCAGCCGGGCAAAACCTCTTCGACGGGGAGCTGCCAGCGCCAGGGCCTGGACCGGCAGCCGATGATGCTGTCAAACAGTTGGCCGAAGCAGCCGGCGGTGGTGAGggcgacgacgatgatgacgtGGGCGATGTGGCTGTGAAGCAGCCGCAGCATTTGCTCGATACGGACAATTTGAATAACGAGATAGCGGCCGACCAAGGGAAAGAGTTTGCCGAGGGCATACATCTCGAGGATGCCATGGATGAGGATCAAGATG AGGATGACTACTCTAACGTGGCGCGTAAAAAGGGAGGCGAAGCCATTAGAAATTAA
- the LOC108154271 gene encoding uncharacterized protein LOC108154271 isoform X1, with protein sequence MSSTRFARSGRVRICILMSMFVVLIMMIVIYQMSQHQLDESRAFQEGLNVQMQSLTAEKLTAEKRMSVLRTEKEMYENQLAESIQKQQETERALQEKFDGELEKYKLLEFKYSELEGECVKSKKKHIEDTNSFDQKLQKLLADVHKDKASKEHEVAAWKEKHDRLQRESEHKIHALEATLTEYKGNCHYIPKVQPAETPAQNGIQQQLNKPAEITPTTRHSSPSQQAHSIDKPRNDKSFNAQMQVSEGVYRIGGAIVPKSLTEKQQQEEPQLAGGPVSPLSAPRKSSSTAGAVVKSAGDAPNASVAPRLSSSSSGLPPLALPPGKPERKLPENVAPIPDNFEDNKVEAKDDAVDADTAAEELPKNENNNRYANVVNDLENNKNLGVAPKPIEDSGAHEVKDAMNEPSFNLPAAGQNLFDGELPAPGPGPAADDAVKQLAEAAGGGEGDDDDDVGDVAVKQPQHLLDTDNLNNEIAADQGKEFAEGIHLEDAMDEDQDEDDYSNVARKKGGEAIRN encoded by the exons ATGAGCTCGACACGTTTTGCGCGCTCTGGGCGCGTTCGCATCTGTATTCTGATGAGCATGTTCGTGGTGCTCATCATGATGATTGTCATTTACCAAATGTCTCAACATCAATTGGACGAGAGCCGAGCCTTTCAGGAGGGCCTGAACGTTCAGATGCAAT CCTTAACAGCTGAGAAACTGACGGCCGAGAAGAGAATGAGTGTTCTGCGCACGGAAAAGGAGATGTACGAGAATCAACTAGCGGAGTCCATACAAAAGCAACAGGAGACAGAGCGTGCCCTGCAGGAAAAGTTTGATGGCGAGCTGGAAAAGTACAAGCTGCTGGAGTTCAAATATTCCGAGCTGGAGGGGGAGTGTGTCAAGAGCAAGAAGAAGCACATCGAAGATACGAATTCATTCGATCAGAAGCTGCAAAAACTGTTGGCGGATGTTCATAAAGATAAGGCTTCTAAGGAGCACGAAGTTGCCGCATGGAAG GAGAAGCATGATAGGCTGCAACGGGAGTCGGAGCACAAGATTCATGCCCTTGAGGCTACTCTGACCGAATACAAAGGCAACTGCCACTACATACCAAAAGTACAGCCCGCAGAGACACCGGCACAGAATGGCATTCAACAGCAGTTGAACAAGCCCGCGGAAATTACACCGACCACGCGTCACTCCAGTCCCTCGCAGCAGGCGCACAGCATTGACAAGCCGCGCAACGATAAATCCTTTAACGCGCAAATGCAAGTGAGTGAAGGCGTCTACAGGATTGGCGGCGCG ATTGTACCCAAATCGCTTACTgaaaagcagcagcaagaaGAGCCCCAGCTAGCCGGAGGACCCGTCTCGCCCCTGAGTGCTCCGCGCAAGAGCAGCAGCACTGCGGGCGCTGTTGTCAAGAGTGCTGGCGATGCTCCGAATGCTTCAGTTGCTCCCAggctcagcagcagcagtagcggACTTCCCCCGCTGGCTCTGCCACCGGGCAAGCCAGAACGCAAGCTTCCGGAGAATGTGGCTCCCATACCCGACAACTTTGAGGACAACAAAGTGGAAGCCAAGGACGATGCAGTTGACGCAGACACAGCGGCCGAAGAGCTGCCCAAAAATGAGAACAACAACCGCTATGCTAATGTTGTGAATGATCTCGAGAACAACAAGAACTTGGGCGTGGCCCCCAAACCCATTGAGGACTCGGGTGCACACGAAGTCAAAGATGCCATGAACGAGCCCAGTTTCAATTTGCCTGCAGCCGGGCAAAACCTCTTCGACGGGGAGCTGCCAGCGCCAGGGCCTGGACCGGCAGCCGATGATGCTGTCAAACAGTTGGCCGAAGCAGCCGGCGGTGGTGAGggcgacgacgatgatgacgtGGGCGATGTGGCTGTGAAGCAGCCGCAGCATTTGCTCGATACGGACAATTTGAATAACGAGATAGCGGCCGACCAAGGGAAAGAGTTTGCCGAGGGCATACATCTCGAGGATGCCATGGATGAGGATCAAGATG AGGATGACTACTCTAACGTGGCGCGTAAAAAGGGAGGCGAAGCCATTAGAAATTAA
- the LOC108154271 gene encoding protein IWS1 homolog isoform X3, which translates to MSSTRFARSGRVRICILMSMFVVLIMMIVIYQMSQHQLDESRAFQEGLNVQMQSLTAEKLTAEKRMSVLRTEKEMYENQLAESIQKQQETERALQEKFDGELEKYKLLEFKYSELEGECVKSKKKHIEDTNSFDQKLQKLLADVHKDKASKEHEVAAWKEKHDRLQRESEHKIHALEATLTEYKGNCHYIPKVQPAETPAQNGIQQQLNKPAEITPTTRHSSPSQQAHSIDKPRNDKSFNAQMQIVPKSLTEKQQQEEPQLAGGPVSPLSAPRKSSSTAGAVVKSAGDAPNASVAPRLSSSSSGLPPLALPPGKPERKLPENVAPIPDNFEDNKVEAKDDAVDADTAAEELPKNENNNRYANVVNDLENNKNLGVAPKPIEDSGAHEVKDAMNEPSFNLPAAGQNLFDGELPAPGPGPAADDAVKQLAEAAGGGEGDDDDDVGDVAVKQPQHLLDTDNLNNEIAADQGKEFAEGIHLEDAMDEDQDEDDYSNVARKKGGEAIRN; encoded by the exons ATGAGCTCGACACGTTTTGCGCGCTCTGGGCGCGTTCGCATCTGTATTCTGATGAGCATGTTCGTGGTGCTCATCATGATGATTGTCATTTACCAAATGTCTCAACATCAATTGGACGAGAGCCGAGCCTTTCAGGAGGGCCTGAACGTTCAGATGCAAT CCTTAACAGCTGAGAAACTGACGGCCGAGAAGAGAATGAGTGTTCTGCGCACGGAAAAGGAGATGTACGAGAATCAACTAGCGGAGTCCATACAAAAGCAACAGGAGACAGAGCGTGCCCTGCAGGAAAAGTTTGATGGCGAGCTGGAAAAGTACAAGCTGCTGGAGTTCAAATATTCCGAGCTGGAGGGGGAGTGTGTCAAGAGCAAGAAGAAGCACATCGAAGATACGAATTCATTCGATCAGAAGCTGCAAAAACTGTTGGCGGATGTTCATAAAGATAAGGCTTCTAAGGAGCACGAAGTTGCCGCATGGAAG GAGAAGCATGATAGGCTGCAACGGGAGTCGGAGCACAAGATTCATGCCCTTGAGGCTACTCTGACCGAATACAAAGGCAACTGCCACTACATACCAAAAGTACAGCCCGCAGAGACACCGGCACAGAATGGCATTCAACAGCAGTTGAACAAGCCCGCGGAAATTACACCGACCACGCGTCACTCCAGTCCCTCGCAGCAGGCGCACAGCATTGACAAGCCGCGCAACGATAAATCCTTTAACGCGCAAATGCAA ATTGTACCCAAATCGCTTACTgaaaagcagcagcaagaaGAGCCCCAGCTAGCCGGAGGACCCGTCTCGCCCCTGAGTGCTCCGCGCAAGAGCAGCAGCACTGCGGGCGCTGTTGTCAAGAGTGCTGGCGATGCTCCGAATGCTTCAGTTGCTCCCAggctcagcagcagcagtagcggACTTCCCCCGCTGGCTCTGCCACCGGGCAAGCCAGAACGCAAGCTTCCGGAGAATGTGGCTCCCATACCCGACAACTTTGAGGACAACAAAGTGGAAGCCAAGGACGATGCAGTTGACGCAGACACAGCGGCCGAAGAGCTGCCCAAAAATGAGAACAACAACCGCTATGCTAATGTTGTGAATGATCTCGAGAACAACAAGAACTTGGGCGTGGCCCCCAAACCCATTGAGGACTCGGGTGCACACGAAGTCAAAGATGCCATGAACGAGCCCAGTTTCAATTTGCCTGCAGCCGGGCAAAACCTCTTCGACGGGGAGCTGCCAGCGCCAGGGCCTGGACCGGCAGCCGATGATGCTGTCAAACAGTTGGCCGAAGCAGCCGGCGGTGGTGAGggcgacgacgatgatgacgtGGGCGATGTGGCTGTGAAGCAGCCGCAGCATTTGCTCGATACGGACAATTTGAATAACGAGATAGCGGCCGACCAAGGGAAAGAGTTTGCCGAGGGCATACATCTCGAGGATGCCATGGATGAGGATCAAGATG AGGATGACTACTCTAACGTGGCGCGTAAAAAGGGAGGCGAAGCCATTAGAAATTAA